CCCCTCGACCGAGGCGGACCCCAACCCGTTCGTCGGCCCGGACAGCATGCGCGGCGGCAGCGAGAACCGCGGGTTCGACTTCGTCGACCAGGGCGTGCGCACCATCGCGGCCCGCTTCAGCCCGACCACGCACGGCACCGGCGACCACGGGTTCATCGCCGCGATCGTCGGCGCCGCACAGCGCACCGGCGTCTCCGGCTACATCGGCGAGGGCACGAACAGCTGGGCCGCCGTGCACGTCACCGATGCCGCTCGGCTCGTCCGGCTCGGCCTCGAGCACGCACCCGCGGGCACGAAGCTGCACGCCGTCGCCGAGACCGCGATCCCGACCCGGGCGATCGCCGAGGCCATCGGCGACGCACTCGGGCTGCCGGTGACCTCGATCGATCCCCAGGACGCGCTGTCGCACTTCGGGTTCATCGGCCAGTTCTTCGGCATGGAAATGTCGGCGACGTCCGAGGCCACGCGCGAGCTCCTCGGCTGGGAGCCCACCGGGCCGGGGCTGCTCGAGGACATCGCCGCCGGCGCCTACTCCGACGTGCGGGTGGCGTAGCGCGACCCACCACCGGCCTGGAGGCGCGTGGCGGCCCCGCCCCGCGCCTCCAGGCCGTCCCCGGTCCGGACCACCGCGCCCTTGGTGAGCAGAAATGGTCGGGTCCCGTCTCCGGACCCGACCATTTCTGCTCACCAAGTGCGCGCGCGGGGCGCGGGGGCGCGCCCGCGGGGCGCGCGGCGCGCCGCGGGCGCGCCTACTCCGCCTTCTGCATCTGCCAGGGCTCGGGCTCGCGGTCGCCGTTCGGCCGCACGGGCCGGACGTCGCCGACGATCGGGATCGCCCGCTTCCGCATGAACCAGAGGTACCGCACGAAGAAGTGCGACAGCGTCGACAGCCGGTTGCCGTTGCCGAGCAGCGACGCGATGTGCACGGCCACCCACGCCGCCCAGGCCACGGGTCCGACCATCGTGATGCCGCCACGGAGCTGGGCCACCGCGGCGTTCGTGCCGATCGTCGCCATCGTGCCCTTGTCGAAGTACTTGAAGTGCTCGGTCGGCTTGCCCGCCATGAGCCGCACGATCTGCCGCGCCGAGTGACGACCACCCTGCAGCGCCGGCTGGGCGAGCTGCGCGAGGGCGTCGTCCTGCGCGGCGATGTCACCGGCGGAGAAGATCCGCTCGACGCCCTTCACGCTGAGGTCGTCGTTCACCTGGATGCGTCCGCCGTGGGTCTGCGGCATGCCCCAGCCGGAGACCTCCTTGTGCGCGGCCACACCGGTCGCCCAGATGACCTGCGACGCCGGGATGAACTCGCCCTCGGCCGTCATCACACCGTCGGGCTTGACCTCGGAGACGCCGGTGTTGAGGCGCAGGACGACACCGCGCTTGCGGAGGACCTTGGCCGCGTAGCGACGCAGCCGCGGGGCGAACGGCTTGAGGAGCTCGCCGCTGCGGTGCACGAGGGTGATCGAGATGTTGCCGCGCTCGATCTCGGGGTACGCGCCGACGAGGGCCTGGTCGCGGAGTTCGGCGAGCGCACCGGCCATCTCCACGCCGGTCGCGCCACCGCCCACGATGACGATCTTGATCTCGTCGGGGCCCTGGTTGGCTGCGGCTTCCTCGAGGCGGGTGAACAGCTCGTCGCGGATGCGGAGCGCCTGCGAGCGGGAGTACATCGAGTAGGCGTACTCGTACGCGCCGGGCGTGCCGAAGTAGCTCGTGTTCACGCCGTTCGCGAGGATCAGCCAGTCGTAGTGCAGGTGCTCGCCGTCGGACATCTCGGCGACCCGCTCGACCGGGTCGATGCCGGTGAGCAGCCCGTGCCGGAACTCGGCGTTGCTCTGCTTCGCGCGGAGGCTCCGGAGGAAGTACGTCACGTCGCCGGCGTTCAGCCCACCCGTCGCCACCTGGTACATGAGCGGCTGGAACATGTTGTAGACGTGGCGGTCGACCAGGGTGACCCGCACCGGTGCGTCGGCGAGCTCGCGCATGGCCGCGACACCGGCGAATCCACCGCCGACGATGACGACGTGCGGGCGGGTGTCCTGGGGCATGCTGACTCCGGCTTCCTCGGATGGTGAGATGGTCACCACCGAGGGTACGCGCGGTTCGGACAGTCGTTCGACGGCCGGGAGGCGCTGCGCACCTCCGTCAGGCGTCGAGCCGCGCGTAGGTGCTCACGACGTTGCCCTTGCTCGTCACGGTGCTGTCGACCAAGCGCAGGCGCGTGGGTGGGTCGGTCGGCTCGAAGAGCCTGCGGCCCGAGCCGGCGATCGCCGGGTGCACCATCAGCTGCAGTTCGTCGAGGACTCCTGCGAACAACAGGCTGCGGACGAGGGTGACGCTGCCGCACACCGCGATGTCGGCGCCGTCCCGCTGCTGCAGCCCGCGGACGAACTCGGGGACGTCGCCCGTGATCCGGGTGCTGTTCTCCCACGCCAGGTCGTCGCCGAGCGTGGTGGACGCCACGTGCTTCTCGATCGGGTTGATCCACTGGCCGAAGGGATCGTCGGGGTGGGCGGGCCACCACTCGGACCACTCCAGGTAGCTGTTCCTGCCCAGGAGGACCGTGTCGGTGCGGGCCATGAACGCGCCCATGCCCGCACCGAGCTCGTCGTCGAATGAGTCGTACTGGAAGGTGTACGGGTCCTGCACGACGCCGTCGACCGACGTGAAGAGTCCAGCGGTGACCTTGCGCATGGTCGGAGCGTAGCCCTCAGCTGTTCGCGGAGGAACCGCTCGTGTCCGATCCGGTGCCGGTGCCGGTGCCGGTGCCGGTCCCGGTCCCGCCCTGCGTGCCGTTGCCCGGGAACTGGCCGGTGCCGCCGCCGGGGAACTGGTTCGTGCCGCCGTTCGTGCCCGGCACCTGCGTCGTGGACTGGCTCGTGCCGCCGCCGATCGCGTGTCCGATGGCGAAGCCGATGCCGCCACCGACCAGCAGTGCCGCGAGGCCGACCCCGACGGCCAGCACCTGCCAGAACCACGGCGGTCGCGGGCCGCGCCCGCGCCGGGGCGTCGCCGCGGAGCCGTACCAGGGCGTCGCGCCGTTCGGGGCGCCCGGGTTCCACGAGCCCGCCGGAGGGGCCGGTGTCGCGTACGGGGGCTCGGGCGCCGGCGCCGGCGCCGGGGCGTCGAGCGTCGCGGTCGATGTGGGCGTCGGTGCGGCGCCCCAGCCGGCCGGGCTGGCGGGGTACGGCGTGGTGGGCTGGTGGGCTGCGGGGTCCACGTCGTCGCGGGACTCGCGGGACTCGGGGTTCACGGGGGTGCGCTCGGTCATGAGGACGAGTACAGACCGGTCGCCTATGTGCGGGCGATGACGACGCTGGAGCGTCACTGTGCACGGCGCCGTCCGCGTAGCCTCGCATCGTGCGCGCGAGAGTCGAGACCGTCCGGATCGACGGGCTCCCCGTGCGCCTGCACACCCTCGCGCCCGCCGGCAGGGTGCACGACGCCCTCGCCCCGACCGTCGTGCTCGTGCACGGCATCGGGATGTCGCACCGGTCGTTCGCACGGTCGCAGCGGGCGCTCGCCGCGACGCACCGGACCGTGAGCGTCGACCTGCCGGGCTTCGGCGGGCTCCCGGCGGCCGGTCGGAGCCTCACCATGACGGAGCTCGGGGACCTCGTCGTCCGCGCCGTGCGGTCCCGCGGGGCCGGGGACCTCGTGCTCGTGGGGCAGTCGATGGGGACGCAGGTCGTCGCCGAGGCGGCCCGCCGGCACCCGGACGCCGTCGCCTCGGTCGTGCTCGTCGGCCCGGTCATCGCCGCCGGTCGTCGTCGGCTGCTCACGCAGGCGCTCGACCTCGGGCGGGACGGCTTCGTCGAGGGCGCCCGGATGAACGCCGTCCTCGTGACCGACTACCTGCGGAGCGTGCGGCAGTACGTGCCCGAACTCCGACCGATGCTCCGCTACCGCCTCGAGGACACCGTCGCCGAGCTCGCGCAGCCGGTGCTCGTCGTCCGTGGCACCGAGGACCCGATCGCGCGCCACGACTGGTCCGCCCGGGTCGCCGCCACCGCCCCCCGCGGGGCGTTCGTCGAGCTGCCGGGGCCGCACCACGTGCAGGAGCGCCAGCCGGTGGCGTTCGCGCGGCTCGTGGGGGAGTTCCGCCGCGTGCAGACCCTGGAGGGGCTGCGGTGACCGACGCGACCACGTCGGGGACGGACGGGACGCGCACGGACCGCACCGCGCCTCCCGTCCACGTCTCCCTGCTCCGCCGCACCCGGTGGGCCGTCCTCGACTGGTGGTACGCGATCCGCTGGCAGGTGCGGAGCCTCGGGCCGACGACCGCCGACGACTACCGGAGCGGCGACGGCCAGCCCGTCGTCGTCGTGCCCGGCGTCTACGAGACCTGGCACTTCATGCGTCCGCTCATGGACGCCCTGCACGACCGCGGACACCCCGTGCACGTGCTGCCGGTGCTGCGGCACAACCTGCGTCCGGTGCCGGAGTCCGCGGCGGAGGTGCTCGCCTACCTCGACGAACACGACCTCCGCGACGTCCTGCTCGTCGCGCACAGCAAGGGCGGGCTGATCGGGAAGTACGCGATGACGCGCCTCGACGACCACGCGCGGATCGACCGCATGGTGGCGGTGTCGACGCCGTTCGCGGGCTCCGGGTACGCGCGGCTCGCACCCGTCCGGCACCTGCGGGCGTTCCGGTCGAGCGACCCGGTGCTCGCCGGCCTCGCACGGGAGCTCGACGCGAACGCCCGGATCACCAGCGTGTACGGCGTCTTCGACACGCTCATCCCCGAGGGCAGTGCGCTCGCCGGGGCGACGAACGTGCGGGTCCCGGTCGGCGGGCACTTCCGCATCCTCGGCGACCCGCGGACGCGTGCGGCGGTGCTGGCGGCGGCGGACCCGGACCACCCGGGCACGGCCGAACCCCGGCCGAGCTCCGGCCCGCCCCCGGCCGAGCCCCGGCCCGGCCCGACCCCGGCCTGAGCCCTAGGCGCCCGGCAGGAACAGGCAGAACGGGTGCCCGTCGGGGTCGAGCAGCACGCGGACGTCCTCCTGCGGCTGGAACGCCGCCTGCCGAGCGCCGAGTCCCTCCGCCCGGTTCACCGCCGCTGGCAGGTCCTCCACCTGGAAGTCGAGGTGCAGCTGCATGCCGGGGGCGTCCTCGGTGCCGGGCCACGTGGGCGCCACGTAGGCGGGTTCGTACTGCACGGAGAGGCCCGGGCCGTCCTCGGGGCGGATGCGCGCCCAGGTCGGGTCGTCCTCGTGGACGGTCCAGCCGGTCAGCGCGCCGTAGAACCGGGCGAGCGCCAGGGGGTCCGGCGACTGCAGCACGGTGGCGGCGAGCGTCGGCATCGACGGGTCGGCAGCGGTCATGCGGCGGAGCGTACGCCGGACCCGCCCGCCCCGGTCAGCGCGTGGCCACGCTCGCGCGCTCGACGATCCGGTGCGGCACCACGACGGTCTCGGGCGGAGCCTCGCGGTCCTCGATCCGCCGGGTGAGCAGGTCGAGCGCCGCCGTCGCGAACGCCCCTCGGTCGAACGACACCGTGCTCAGCGCGGGGATCGCGTACGCGGCCCCGTCGACGTCGTCGAACCCGATCACGCTCACCTGCTCGGGGACCCGCACGCCACGCGCGGCGAGGACGTGCAGCACCCCGAACGCGATCGAGTCGGTGAACGCGAACACCGCGTCGGGCAGCGGGTGCTCGTCGAGCCACGCCGCGAACGCCGACGCCGCCGCGCTGGTCGACCACGCCGGCAGCGGGACCCGCAGCTCCGGGTCCGCACCGATGCCCGCCGCCGCGAGGCCCGCGAGGTACCCGCGCTCCCGCAACTCGCTCGTCGCGGTGGCCTCGACGTCACGGGCGGCACCGACGATCGCGATCCGACGGTGGCCCCGGCCGACGAGGTACGACGTCACCTGCTCGGCCGCGGCACGGCTGTCGACGTGCACCTGGTCGACGTGCTCGGGCTCCACCTCGCCGATGACGACGGTCGGGGGCAGCCCCTCGGTCGAGGCCAGCACGCTCGCGCTGAGCGACACCGGGTTGAGGATCAGCCCGTCGACGAGGTGTGCCCGGGCACGCGAGACGAGGTCACGCTCGCGGGCGGGGTCGTTCGCGGTCTGGTCGAGCTGCACGGTCCAGCCGCGCTCCCGCGACAGCTCCACGAACCACTGCGCGAGTTCGGCCGAGTAGGCGCTGGCCATCTCGGGGAGCGTCAGGGCGATCGCACCCGAGCGTCCGTTGCGCAGACCCCGGGCGGACAGGTTCGGCACGTAGTCGAGCTCGGCGAGTGCCTGCTCGACCCGTGCGCGGGTCTCCGGGCGCACCACGACACCGCCGTTGATGACGTTGGAGACGGTCTTCGGCGACACCCCGGCGAGGGCAGCCACGTCCCGCACGGTCGCGCGCATCGCCACGAGCGTAGCGCGGCTGCGGCTCAGGGACGCACGTACCGGTGCACGTACGTGGTGTAGCCGACGGGGACGGTCGCGCTCCCGGCGGTCTCCGGATCGTCGTCGAGCACGCGCCGCACCCGGTCGAGGAGGGCGGTGCGCTCGTCCGGCGGCAGCACGATGACGTAGCTGCGCGAGGCGACCATGTCGAGGAACGCCGACCGGTCCTGCTCGTGCACCCACGGGAACCGCTCGTGCTCGACGGCGCCGTCGTCGAACGGTGCTCCGACGACCGGCGCTCTCTGGACGCTCGCCCGCGACTCGGGCTGGGACAGGATCGCGCTGATCCGGGCGGACCAGGGCCGGGTCTCGTCGCGGACGTTCCACACCAGACCGAGCACGCCGCCGGGGCGGAGGACCCGGGCCACCTCCAGCGACCCCCGCACCGGGTCGACCCAGTGCCACGCCTGCGCGAAGGTCACGGCGTCGGCGCTCCCGTCGGCGAGGGGGATCGACTCGCCGGTCCCCGCGAGCGCCCGCACGTCGGGCAGCACCGCGGTGAGCCGGTCGCGCATCGCCGGGTCCGGTTCGACGGCGACGATCTCGGCGGCGCGTCCGACGAGGCTCCGCGTGAACTTGCCGGTCCCCGCGCCGACGTCGGCGACGAGTCGGGCGTCCGCCGGTAGGAGCCAGCCGACCGCCGCCTCGGGGTACCCCGGCCGTCCGCGCTCGTACGCATCGGCAGCGGCTCCGAACGAGTTGGCGTACTCCTCGAGGGTCATGCGTCCAGCATGCCCCGCCCGGCCGGGTGGCGGACCGGAGGCGCGGGTCGGGCCGGTCGCGTGCCTCCCGGCCGGCCGTGTGACGGACTGGAGGCGCGGGTCGGGGCCGCCACGCGCCTCCCGTGCGCAGTGGGGTCGCCGGGCGACGCGTCGCTCACGCCGTCGGGACGGGCACCGTCCTGCCGGTCCGCACCGACTCCTGTGCCGCGAGGACGATCGACAGCGTCCGCAACCCGACCTGCACGTCGGGCTGGGGCTGCGCGCCGGCCCGCACCCCGTCGAGGAACGTCCGCAGCATCGGCACGTCGTGGTCCGCCCCGTACCGCAGCTCGATCGGCCGGCCGCCGACCGCGTCGAGCCCCCTGGCCGCCGCGCCGAAGAAGTCGACCGACACCGTGCCGCCCGTCCCCGCGACGTCGAGCGTCAGGCCGCCCCACGCGGGCGCCGTGTCCGGGCGGCTCCACGAGCAGTCGACCGCGACGACCATCCCGGTGTCGTAGCTCACCGTCACGAGCCCGGCCGTCTCGGCCCGTGCGCGCTCGGCGTGCAGCACGCGGTTCGCGACGGCGGTGACGGACACCGGTCGCGCGCCGGTCAGCCCGTCGACGAGGTCGGCGACGTGCACGACGTGGTCGACGATCGCGCCGCCGCCGCTCAGCGCTGGGTCCGTGAACCAGTCGCGCGTGAGCGGCAGCATGCCGTTGTTCGCACCGCGGACCGAGAACACCGTGCCGAGTGCGCCCGAGGCGTGCGTGGCCCGCAACCGGTCGAACGCCGACGCGAACCGCACCGGGTAGGCCATCATCAGCGTGACCCCGGCGCGCTGCACG
The sequence above is a segment of the Curtobacterium sp. BH-2-1-1 genome. Coding sequences within it:
- a CDS encoding SDR family oxidoreductase — its product is MHVFVTGASGWIGSHTVDELLAAGHTVTGLARSDSSAAALEAKDVAVVRGDLDDLDAIRRGAAASEGVLHLANKHDWANPAATNASERAAVETIGEALVGTDRPFVVASGVAGLAQGRPSTEADPNPFVGPDSMRGGSENRGFDFVDQGVRTIAARFSPTTHGTGDHGFIAAIVGAAQRTGVSGYIGEGTNSWAAVHVTDAARLVRLGLEHAPAGTKLHAVAETAIPTRAIAEAIGDALGLPVTSIDPQDALSHFGFIGQFFGMEMSATSEATRELLGWEPTGPGLLEDIAAGAYSDVRVA
- a CDS encoding NAD(P)/FAD-dependent oxidoreductase; protein product: MTISPSEEAGVSMPQDTRPHVVIVGGGFAGVAAMRELADAPVRVTLVDRHVYNMFQPLMYQVATGGLNAGDVTYFLRSLRAKQSNAEFRHGLLTGIDPVERVAEMSDGEHLHYDWLILANGVNTSYFGTPGAYEYAYSMYSRSQALRIRDELFTRLEEAAANQGPDEIKIVIVGGGATGVEMAGALAELRDQALVGAYPEIERGNISITLVHRSGELLKPFAPRLRRYAAKVLRKRGVVLRLNTGVSEVKPDGVMTAEGEFIPASQVIWATGVAAHKEVSGWGMPQTHGGRIQVNDDLSVKGVERIFSAGDIAAQDDALAQLAQPALQGGRHSARQIVRLMAGKPTEHFKYFDKGTMATIGTNAAVAQLRGGITMVGPVAWAAWVAVHIASLLGNGNRLSTLSHFFVRYLWFMRKRAIPIVGDVRPVRPNGDREPEPWQMQKAE
- a CDS encoding dihydrofolate reductase family protein: MRKVTAGLFTSVDGVVQDPYTFQYDSFDDELGAGMGAFMARTDTVLLGRNSYLEWSEWWPAHPDDPFGQWINPIEKHVASTTLGDDLAWENSTRITGDVPEFVRGLQQRDGADIAVCGSVTLVRSLLFAGVLDELQLMVHPAIAGSGRRLFEPTDPPTRLRLVDSTVTSKGNVVSTYARLDA
- a CDS encoding alpha/beta fold hydrolase is translated as MRARVETVRIDGLPVRLHTLAPAGRVHDALAPTVVLVHGIGMSHRSFARSQRALAATHRTVSVDLPGFGGLPAAGRSLTMTELGDLVVRAVRSRGAGDLVLVGQSMGTQVVAEAARRHPDAVASVVLVGPVIAAGRRRLLTQALDLGRDGFVEGARMNAVLVTDYLRSVRQYVPELRPMLRYRLEDTVAELAQPVLVVRGTEDPIARHDWSARVAATAPRGAFVELPGPHHVQERQPVAFARLVGEFRRVQTLEGLR
- a CDS encoding triacylglycerol lipase, coding for MTDATTSGTDGTRTDRTAPPVHVSLLRRTRWAVLDWWYAIRWQVRSLGPTTADDYRSGDGQPVVVVPGVYETWHFMRPLMDALHDRGHPVHVLPVLRHNLRPVPESAAEVLAYLDEHDLRDVLLVAHSKGGLIGKYAMTRLDDHARIDRMVAVSTPFAGSGYARLAPVRHLRAFRSSDPVLAGLARELDANARITSVYGVFDTLIPEGSALAGATNVRVPVGGHFRILGDPRTRAAVLAAADPDHPGTAEPRPSSGPPPAEPRPGPTPA
- a CDS encoding VOC family protein — translated: MTAADPSMPTLAATVLQSPDPLALARFYGALTGWTVHEDDPTWARIRPEDGPGLSVQYEPAYVAPTWPGTEDAPGMQLHLDFQVEDLPAAVNRAEGLGARQAAFQPQEDVRVLLDPDGHPFCLFLPGA
- a CDS encoding LacI family DNA-binding transcriptional regulator, which encodes MRATVRDVAALAGVSPKTVSNVINGGVVVRPETRARVEQALAELDYVPNLSARGLRNGRSGAIALTLPEMASAYSAELAQWFVELSRERGWTVQLDQTANDPARERDLVSRARAHLVDGLILNPVSLSASVLASTEGLPPTVVIGEVEPEHVDQVHVDSRAAAEQVTSYLVGRGHRRIAIVGAARDVEATATSELRERGYLAGLAAAGIGADPELRVPLPAWSTSAAASAFAAWLDEHPLPDAVFAFTDSIAFGVLHVLAARGVRVPEQVSVIGFDDVDGAAYAIPALSTVSFDRGAFATAALDLLTRRIEDREAPPETVVVPHRIVERASVATR
- a CDS encoding class I SAM-dependent methyltransferase; the encoded protein is MTLEEYANSFGAAADAYERGRPGYPEAAVGWLLPADARLVADVGAGTGKFTRSLVGRAAEIVAVEPDPAMRDRLTAVLPDVRALAGTGESIPLADGSADAVTFAQAWHWVDPVRGSLEVARVLRPGGVLGLVWNVRDETRPWSARISAILSQPESRASVQRAPVVGAPFDDGAVEHERFPWVHEQDRSAFLDMVASRSYVIVLPPDERTALLDRVRRVLDDDPETAGSATVPVGYTTYVHRYVRP
- a CDS encoding Gfo/Idh/MocA family protein, whose product is MTLRVGVLSFAHTHAIGYLAALAAMPDVEVRGTDPGGVSTGTTLGELRGADLTGALGVAHADTVDDLLAWGPDAVVVTSENARHREFVERAAAAGAHVLCEKPLATSWEDGLAIRDAVQRAGVTLMMAYPVRFASAFDRLRATHASGALGTVFSVRGANNGMLPLTRDWFTDPALSGGGAIVDHVVHVADLVDGLTGARPVSVTAVANRVLHAERARAETAGLVTVSYDTGMVVAVDCSWSRPDTAPAWGGLTLDVAGTGGTVSVDFFGAAARGLDAVGGRPIELRYGADHDVPMLRTFLDGVRAGAQPQPDVQVGLRTLSIVLAAQESVRTGRTVPVPTA